In Styela clava chromosome 6, kaStyClav1.hap1.2, whole genome shotgun sequence, the genomic window cgtcggggtattgttttgttgaaaattattattaatgtgagagcgccaaaaacatacagtccatgcgatgcgactgcaatttatatggccgcaattggtgtggcgcgtttactaatagtgtaaaataaattaaacgaatatcaattataaccaagacTGTCggcgtgtttattttctatgGGCAGGattcgtaaaataccatcttaaGACAAATTTACTTACTATtataaatcttaattttcagttattatcgttatacaaataacgtgtggcaactttttaatttatcgtcgaccaaaaaaccgccccacactcgtccaaacgtgtgtcgagcttgaacgacaggaacagattcatcgacgactttaattagggaaaatatgtattttattgggaatgcaaaataaatgtaacaaaacgcatttttttgtgatataactttgtattttcggaaacgggttgccgtgaaaggtaaaatttgatctaaattaatcgcgaaaatgttttattttaaatgtaacaaaacacattttgcgatataaccttgtattttcgaaaacgggtgtcctgaaaagtaaaatatgatctaaattaatcgcaaaaatgttttatttcaaatgtaacaaaacacattttcgcgatataactttgtattttcgaaaacgaggCGTCACGAAAagtattaatctaatgttttatctatcgtctagcTAAtgtctggtacacatcattttcggggagaactctagcccgcgaaacgtcatttaatttaaaatagagaatgtttcacgcattgcaaaacggaaaatcaccagtaagtggacagggattcaaccctccggattcagtattctatatcccctgtgtcagaactttctgaagaatggaacaaggaacccgtcaaaccgccgcggaagaagagggagtattttttgcactaataattagggcgtgacattatcaaaatcgtcaagaaactggtgactttgcaaattccataaataaaagtGTGAATTGCtgggtaacattttagctataattatcgccggggtattgttttgttgaaaacacgttgaaacttgagggaattcgttacaattagcgcctgatctctattaggcactcgagcactcgaaaaaaaagcactcgagcccaatctttttagcattaagtcgcatacgtaaaatatcctgtaaaagaagtgctgttcattaacgtcatctcgtcttatgtccacgcagaaatgcctttaatgccgaattattcaatcactattttaaatcaacattcaggattggcacaatttcagatttgcgaagtttcaccatagaaatacatgagaaagttaattatcgtcttaataaatatctgcatcacggtatcgacaataatattaccattcgcataaaattgggacggtaaatttacaaatcttgataggtaatattaaagccaacgcaaatgttaatttgagccctcaatgtcttcaaaagctgttgccgatgtgaacgaacgggtaaacccgaaatataaaacttcgatgtccaccgacccgcaagaattcatatttgtaaaaaagagagggcggcaatatagattaccaaaacctggatatcgccgccaaaacgatcggtgacaagaacaattagcgattacaacggaattaaccagtaaaaagactttgttgccgattttttaatgtttccaccgatgttccaaaaatatttgttattcggtactcgttaaaaatattcgattcaaaaaaatattgaattttgcccacccgtactctcaacattgtgattacaataaaatggcacttaatggtattttgtgaattaggtgattttgcaaatctgtgacatgctgctaaaagtttcgtctgatttgaaaatcgtgcactttggtcataattcatccaaagtgactataacactttactaacacttttatagtcattttgaattcatcgctatcattgatagtcacatgaccactctcgttcaaagaaacccACTGCTTAGTAtacaacatctggtttcaaagacgcagAAGCGTTTTTGCgagagaagcggaatcggtgtgcttgtataataatcatattataaacaagaattttgcggTTAATGCAAAAGCCTTATCTCCTATGTCCGCATCTCATAgtttagaattccggtaaatatagttatgatatgcagaattgagttacaaaagtactagtatgttacttatttgtcaacttaatactcgaaaatatttgttaactttgaacttttattccattcaaaatcggaaaaaagtgctatttctcttcaaaatcggaaaaaagtgctatttcgcagtccctaaaaaaagttgcgaaagtgcttcgcaattttcgcaaaaaagtgcgctaatagtgaacactggttCTGACAGTCGCTATTTGGAACCCGAGCCCTGTTGCAGACCTAACCTACAAAGGGCACTAAGAGTTGAACTCCTGAGTGgatgtgataaaataaaaaatgaatgtaCAGGTTGTCGatgaagtccctttacaatttcaattttgttatgaagtcagttctcaatataccaggtttgttgtttttcaatcagtaattgtttaagtagttttacttcatttaatgcATCTGTGAGCGCCAAAACAAGATATGGTGGATAAATtccttttgcaatttaaaatttgttaggACATTATGGACACCATATATACTTGGATAAATCCCGTCACATACTAAGAAAGTATGCCTACCATGTCCTGTTGTTCCAAATTCATTACTGTATGAACTCTAACATTTCCACTTTCACACGGGTCAACGATTCCTGCTGAACCAGGAAGGAAAAAACCAGAAGAGAGAAGTTGAAGACATCGCCTGttacaaatttcatttatttattgacaAGGTGATTCAAAAGACAATGTCAATGCTTGGTTATGAATTCACTATTCAAGGCGTCTATTTTTCTGCAAATGGTACGGAATTTTACGTGAATGCTGGAGTTTGTtaaagtttatttattcatcGACAAGGTCATTAGAAAACATAGGTCAAAGGCATCTGCATATGGTACAAGATTTTACTTCAATGTAggattatatttaaatttatctatttattgacGAGGTTATTTAAAAATAGACAAGCTCAAAGACATGCTGGGTTGTGAATTAATCCTTGAAGGAATCAATTTTTTCGCCAATGGTGCGAGACGAGATTTcctaaattcaataaaaatcccCCAAAATTTCACAAACGAGAGAAATTCCCACAAGAAGTAAAAAACCCAATACTCAAATGATAATGTTTTCTTGAACTAACCTGAAAGCTGCATTAATCGGGAGAGGTTGTCTGCTTGGCGTATTCATGATCGCATGGTGAGCTAGCAAGTCTATTATCCACATTGTCAAAGGCTCGAGCCCTGCGAATCTTGATCGGAGATCTTTCAGGAGACGAATCAACATCTTGATGctggaaaacaattttttatttatttattaaaattcctCTCGGAACAAGGCAATGAGCAAGCAGGTGCAATAGTCTAgttcagggctactcaactggcggaccgcggtccaaatccggaccttttgggtattcgattcgaaccgcgtctaattctttattttgaattattagctgcacttttgaagtttccttttataaaatcccttttatagatttaaatatatcgacacctcaaaaccaaacagtgctaagtccacttttccaaaaaatgacatttttcaattgctgattttcctggacttagctctacattttggtctatttgccttatctctaggtgctctagatctcGAGACAGCTATAgacataaccctgctttttttagggcatttgagaactaaacagagctgtgtttactatagtggacttagctctggataactgcattgtaagttggggcAAAGTtcgttttttggacatagctcctctcaaaaaatataatacaaagcgctaagtccataccagcctatataataacataataaaggggCCCCAAGTCCAATGCAATTGTTTctggtccagaaaattgagCCAGAAAGGGTTAAGTCCAAAAAAAAACCCCTAAAAAAATTGGGGcggagcacaaatttttttataccatctaaatatggccttcattgtaactttggtggatcataaaaactagacatcctcgatgtaaggtattggagaaataaaaaaaagaaacaaaaaaaaacgttttttgcgtttttctcaaaactagaaaaatggacttagcccaatttggatttcatgcgtcgatatATGAAAACAACTATAACACCAcaacaaacaatcttgattagctaatgaTCATTAGTCGGCCGTGGAAGTGGTGtttaaagatgccaaaatataatttctggaaagaccggacccaaaaaattttaaagtttgtatgcggatcttcggtaaaaatagttgagtagccctggtctagtTCACAGTGGTTCCCGAACTTTTCAAGTAGGAATTTGGCAAGTTTCGTGCCTTGCCACAAAAAATAGCTAGCTAACACTAAGTTTCATATAACAGATAGGGAAGCGAAAGTATGTTGTAtttaaaaaacatgttgaaaatctgtggatgaaataaataaagagttataaaaacaatcaaaacaaatatttttattttggacatcccgaagtatgcgcaccaagatggcgcacaaattgaactcaggttgtgtaccaggttagggttcaggttatgcgacatcttggtgcgcatacttcaggagtacctttatttttgattaacttcacgccccctcaaacaATTGTCTACGCTCTCCTTGTGGGTTGCTTCTTACCGTTTTAGAACCACTGCTCAATAGCCATTAGTTAGGTTACTGTACTTCTAGGTCATAACTCACTTACCTTGAATGAAAAGCATTTTCCTCGAACCATCTGACATGACGAATAGCAGCAAGAGAAGATTGCAGTATCTTGTGACTCATATGAGTTGAGGAATCCAGCTTTCTCATGTTTCCTGGGGGAATTGCAATCCCCACTGAGACTTTATCCTGGAAAAGAAAGAGTTACTTGTAGGAATTTGATCAAAGTGATACTGTAACAAGCTTTTGTTTCCGCTAACTTAGGTATTTGTGACGACTGATTTGTTAATTGTTGCTGACTAGTTTCATTGTGATGATTTCATTGTCTCGTGAATATGAGATTTGTTTTATGAAGTGGAAAATTACCTGTATTATTCCGATAACAAAGACTAAATGGGGTTATATTCGATGATTTATAATGttacaaattgaaaatttgttacaaTAACACACACTTGCATCCAAAATGGAAGGGGACTCATCGTAAAGAAAAGCTAAGAGCATCGCTGATACCAAGTAGTTACTGGAACTACACATAATCATTATGACATTGTGTGACATTTACTTCCAACTTTCTCATGTTTCAAGGAGGAATTGAAATCAATACTGAGAATTTATTCTTTAGACTTTAAAAGAAAGAACTACTTGTAAGAATTGGATCGAAGCGATATCACACATGTTCACCCTAAATAGAAAGGGGACTCATCTCAAAGAAAAACTAGGAGCAATCACTGGAATGCTACCAGTTACTGGAACCAGGGGTGAGGGGGGGATATTTTTTGAAGCTAGAAATGCTTTTTAGCTTTCAATAAAGACTCTTTGAAACCCACGTTGATCTTCTGATGATCTATAATTgcagcaaatttgaaaaaatctgtcattaaATAATTTTGGTTTCCCGAAGTGGCGgacaatctgaacatagtatgtgtaacaggttagggttatcaggttgtgcaccaagccatcttggtgcacatacttctggagcgccataatTTAACCCAAGTACAGAGTTAAAAGTCTTTAATAGCAtggaatgaattaaaaaaagcaGAGTATGTTCACTTCAGCACCATGCTTGCGAGTCTAGAGTCTTGTTAGTGAAATTGAAGTAAACAGTCTCGATAGTTAAAGTCTTTGGAAGCAAGAAATGAATTGTAAAAGTAGGGTGTGTTCACCACAGTACCATGCTATTGAGAATCTTGTTAGAGCtggtaggcttgcacgtaatttacggatttacggaattacgtaattatttggagttacggaagggaagttacgaattacgtaaagtcgtaattattgcattgaaacgagctttcttcaaagcagtcaatttcgtcgattgcgaaaaatgaaagctcaacaagtagaagaagttagagttccgttattcgcagccgtttttctctcttgttacgtaggtgaaggaaatcatgacgcgttgccatttactaacctattatcaacttctctggcatggccaatgtaaattattaacgtagttaagggtgaagaactgagtagggccgtttgacgccaacacacctggtttttaacttctcccgtaacttaaccgtagttaagggatagaattgcgttgagaccgattgacgccaacacacctggtttcaacttctctcgcatcttatctaccatggccatggccaatgtacataataaccgtagatagggggaagaattgtgttaagaccgatggacgctaacacgcccggtttcaactttttcgggtgaaatgactaatgaacgcaggagatcaatctttcaaacatggtctatcaaacatttgtatccattttacttctatttattatttactcgTTCCAGTTTTctgttacttatggtatatatgttccgtttctattttattctattttatagtcacgcgtttaaatagtgggaattccccaccaagtgtggattagcaatgcttaaccattctttattgttaatatcaacacttgatatatgaacatggaatatcatactgtgtTTGGCTGTTTTAtatcagacttggggtataaacaggaaaatatccataacctttcaacacgacgatcttgtgaaatttaacgaagagctttcgcgacgaactggaaccaaataagcgaaaagagcgattgatcacttgcgccaatacctcgccgtgataattaatgtcgcgcttatcaaatagcaatatgacaacaaaagagagattgcgtaatgaaccaacacAACTTCGTcatctcggcatcggtaaagcgattgagacggcagagaaacagcaaaacgacggattcctcgcggaccgctaaaaatttaactgctatcatatataatcaaatatgagccagtgtgtttattctgtgcgagatccattttctattacaaaatcttgatgttctgttaacggttttatcgttatatatcattCCGGACTTGGCcctgctcatgatgtttttcacaattcctctcaatatttcggccatatatgttcaactgtcttaccaaatgcggcaacttattttgatttatcgtcgacttgaataccaccagcactcgaccaaacttgtgtcaatcttggccgataggatcacggacttgagttagcaaataaatgtcgtgagtgtaaaataaatgtcacaaaatgcattgttttgcgatataactttgtattttcggagaaggcatatcatataagttcgatatttaaattatactcaaataaataatatttgatctaaatttatcgcaaataatgttatggACATTCAGTCtgcgaaatgattaaatgtaaaatgaagcatggtaatcggaatatcgtcaataagtcgacatcaataattattattataaaatgctaacaagacAGTAAtctcggataatgcagaagacgctgcaaaaacaagtcttcgtcgcgaggaaatcgcaagtataatcaaacgagagaatacgcccgtcgttggttaataaattagaaacccgtaatttttattcagtactaaggtggttttaaaaaactatcgtttccataaatatccgtataccagtgtcggtaatgataaaataaaattgatcgcataaaaatgggacggttaatttgcgaaggtgataaaggaaaaccaaagctaacacaaaagataaaaatcagaataaaattaatttgaattcactccttgatatttgtctttaacatctgccgacggcgtgtagtactgccaagaatatgaaaacccaacttcaatgtcccattcggaaaagaagtggattcaattggttattatgataggtttaaatgcatggaaaaatatcgcaattacggggtcattacgtaattgattttgccgtaattacggaattgatttttgtcaattacgtgcaagcctaagaGCTGGTATAAAGTGAAATCAAAGTATACACGAAAGTGAACACTAATCAACAGCCTTGCAATGAGCTAATATAGATAAGATCATATAGTTTCATACCTGACCATCAACGAGCTCAAATCCATTCTCTGTTTCGGCCATCGTGAGTGTGATTTCAGAATCCTCTCCCTTCTTCACTGTTTCAATAATCTggaatatttattcattaattaTACAAAAGATGTTAATTTGGGACAAATTATGATATCTGTCAcataaaccaggggtgtgcaacctttaatacaggagggccagattcaAATAAccgggtgaaaccgcgggccgaaccctcatttaacataggctttttGTAGTTGTAGGGACAAAACTACTGGTTATttatcttatgacatgcgttgttcgcttcgcacaagctagctgttagggcattgtaacatcCATCCTAGGCATGGATATTAAGTTGGACTCAAGTATAGGCtatgcaacgcaaagggattggaattacttttagcagattaaataaaattgaaaactcgtATCACAGGCCACACCTCATAATTGAAATTTAGCACTTCTCCACGGGCTGCATAATTTTTCTGTGCGGGTCACATTCGGCCAGCAGGCCGCAGTGATATAAAACCATTAAGTAGTTTCAACTTTCCAGTATGCTTCTCACATTTAGTTGAAGACTTAGGATCTTTTGCAAGAAAACATGCAACTCCTCTATCAGTGGAGAGTGGTTCAAAAGTCTAATATcacattttcacaaattttattttgttacatttcGTATGACTAAAATCAAAACTACTAtgaaatacagggtgtccataaagtccctttgtATTTTGCTATGAAAACAggtctcaatatatctcaaccaggtttgttgtcttttaatcagtaattgtttaggtatttttactttattcaatacatctgtgagggccaaaacaatgtatagcatcgataaattccgtttgcaattttataaattttagaaCTTTACGGACACCCTATAAACTTTTTGAGTAATTGTATTGCCGTGCCTTTAAAACGCTTGTAACACTTGACAAGAGTTTCCTAAATTAGCAAAGTTGATTTATGTGCATGTTCATTGCACAACATTCAGTATTTTACGAATGTCATGGTTATATTCAGaaacatgcaaaattttattattctgtgATAagatttccatttttatttagAGAAAAAGAGAGGGGAAAACCAGTAAGATGACTCTACTAAAATGATGAAGCCCCGTCTCTCAACTGGATACCAGTCAacgttttgaataaataaatctgatattccaaatttttgtGTTTAACCTAAACGAGGTAGGACAACAAAAGCGCCTAATATATGGCAAACCGTGGCCTCGCCCATGTCACAGAGAAATAATATTACATGACAAACTGTTTCTTAGTTAGAATAGTCTTGAAATATAAAGCAATATAAGAAGATTGCTTGTTTGCCGCCTGAGCTCGAACCGGGGATCTTCCatgtgtaaagcgaacgtggtAACCATTGCACTACAGAGAAAGATCTATTAATATAAAGATATTCAATCTACataaaagttgtatattttgGTCCCAATTCCAAACTATTTATTTCCGATCTATTAGGTTGGTTGCATCACAAGTTAAAATCTAGAATAATAAAGGTAATCTAGTTAATAAATTTGGAATGTAATGTCTGACCAGAAAGAAAAGGACTTTAGAATCAGTAAATTCATGTGTAACAGTGAAGTTTGTTTAAAACGGAGGTGCATAAAACGATTTGGTATGAGAAAAACTTTAAcacagctagatgtctgaagttatATGGCCCACCTACAAAAATGTTGTATAATCCTCATCAAAATGATATTCAAAATAGCTTTTAACATAATAGTGCCAACTTTCACAATGTTTTGTTCAGAGTGGAAACAGTTCTTTCATAATAAGAAAATTGTTAACCTTTTCTGCTAGTTGTTTGACAATCTCTTTCGTTGGTAAAGTTTTCAGAATAATGACAACTTCAGCTAAGTTGTTGCCTTTTGTCATTGTTCCTTTCTTGAAGTCTCCGACctatgaaagaataaaataatgagCTATGGCTGAAAAGAAATATACTTATTCAAAAAGAAAGTAGGAGAAATCTACACTATACTAAGATTTGAAACttgaacatttaaaaatttattattatccaaaatttctaattgccaacaTAAGACTATAACAGCTAGCAAGTCCAGTCCGACGCATCTCCCCTGGCTCTGAATATAATGAGTTTAAAAATACAACTCTGTCCCTGActaaaatattgataaagcaTACATAGCTCAGTTGGGGATTCAGAAAAGTCActcaaatcaaaaaaaaataatagttcCGAGTGAGTGACGCTTGTCcagaattttgtttaaaaaagagatggaaaatctcgtaattctctacttcaTAATTTTGTTTCTGATAGATGAAAGTAAAATACATCTCCCCAAATAAGccctattgttatttttcgagagaaaattaaaataatacccCGTCTCAATTTCGTGGAAACACGATAGTAGCCCAAGAACTTAACAAAACTTACTTGTCTGCATTCATCAACTTGAATATCAAACCCAGCAGGCTGTGATACAATGATGGAATCGATTGCATTGCATATTTTAGTCACGAACGACAGTATTGACGCTTGCTCTTCCGAAGTCACGTTCAAGTCTTGGTTTCGTTTTATTAGAGCCTGTAGGAAAGTGAGTTAAAAATAATTACTGTTTGAAATAATATGATAGAtatcaaatttttgataaaacaggctttcaaaatagaaattcctgtattgaaaaattagaataGTGGAAATAACGATTCAGAAATGTTATGAttattaggtaaaaaaaaatgttgaattagACTCCCCATATCGAAGAAAAAACAGTAAgcattttatgataaaaaaatatttatatattaaaactGAGGATGAATGATacgagttatttgatttaaaaaaacaaacagtCCACGAGTCTCAGAGACGAGGAGCATATGGCATGACGGCAGATGCGTCTTATTGCACCATGCTCGTCTCGATAACAATCTAAATCGGGGCATTTAGATTAGTGCAACctcattaggataggatttacatatttatcccaggggagaggaaagccgataagacggcttatccatatggcgaaccacggcctctcgtccggttaccattccaagttgGGTATCGGAAAAGTTATAT contains:
- the LOC120330649 gene encoding interleukin enhancer-binding factor 2 homolog — encoded protein: MRGRGGRGRGGMHRGTNRVFVPHIPFDFVMCEQAFPRVKPAPDDEAFTQALIKRNQDLNVTSEEQASILSFVTKICNAIDSIIVSQPAGFDIQVDECRQVGDFKKGTMTKGNNLAEVVIILKTLPTKEIVKQLAEKIIETVKKGEDSEITLTMAETENGFELVDGQDKVSVGIAIPPGNMRKLDSSTHMSHKILQSSLAAIRHVRWFEENAFHSSIKMLIRLLKDLRSRFAGLEPLTMWIIDLLAHHAIMNTPSRQPLPINAAFRRCLQLLSSGFFLPGSAGIVDPCESGNVRVHTVMNLEQQDMVCYTAQTLLRVLAHGGFRAILGLEGETTIATEMSVWNGVVVTPSDRAYEKATEKDADSEAMDTSQTS